The following coding sequences are from one Solea solea chromosome 11, fSolSol10.1, whole genome shotgun sequence window:
- the LOC131468105 gene encoding acetyl-coenzyme A synthetase, cytoplasmic-like isoform X6, protein MIPDKVPQEDVFHGSEDLKKTAHVCSFDKYKELYLKSVESPDEFWEDITKDFYWKTKHTGPFLDYNFDVTKGKIYIKCMEGASTNICYNLLDHNVHEKKLGEKVAFYWEGNEPGDELIVTYRELLQKVCQFANVLKSQGVKKGDRVSIYMPMVVELVVAMLACVRIGAVHSIVFAGFSAESLCERIMDSQCSLLITADGFYRGDKLINLKLLSDEALQKCRDKGFPVNKCIMLKHLSKGDDTSPGSQSPPAKRTCPGLQEKQRTRPVPQVPWNPEVDLCWLTLVGGASDKCEPEWCQSEDPLFILYTSGSTGKPKGVLHTVSGYMVYAAATFKLVFDYQPDDVYWCTADIGWITGHSYITYGPLANGATSVLFEGLPTYPDVGRMWAVVDKYRVTKFYTAPTAIRMLMKYGSEPVYKYKRDSLKILGTVGEPINPEAWQWYYTVVGERRCPIVDTFWQTETGGHVLTPLPAATPMKPGSATFPFFGVVPAILNESGEELEGPSEGYLVFKQPWPGVMRTVYGNHQRFETIYFQKFPGYYVTGDGCRRDEDGYYWITGRIDDMLNVSGHLLSTAEVESALVEHVSVAEAAVVGRPHPVKGESLYCFVTLTDGVTYNRALEAELKKQVREKIGAIATPDFIQNAPGLPKTRSGKIMRRVLRKIACDEHELGDISTLADSSVVEQLFQNRHCAAV, encoded by the exons AATTCTGGGAAGACATTACCAAAGACTTCTACTGGAAGACCAAACACACGGGTCCGTTCCTCGACTACAACTTTGATGTGACCAAAGGGAAAATCTACATCAAGTGTATGGAAGGAGCCTCCACCAACATCTGCTACAACCTCCTGGACCACAACGTCCACGAGAAGAAGCTTGGGGAGAAAGTGGCCTTCTACTG GGAAGGCAACGAGCCCGGTGATGAGTTGATAGTCACCTACAGAGAGCTGCTGCAGAAAGTCTGTCAGTTTGCCAACGTCCTCAAGTCTCAGG GCGTAAAGAAGGGTGACCGTGTGTCCATTTACATGCCCATGGTGGTCGAACTGGTGGTCGCCATGTTGGCCTGCGTCCGCATCGGAGCCGTTCACTCCATCGTG TTTGCAGGTTTCTCTGCtgagtctctgtgtgagagGATCATGGACTCTCAGTGTTCTCTGCTCATCACAGCAG ATGGTTTCTATCGTGGAGATAAGCTGATCAACTTGAAGCTCTTATCTGATGAAGCGCTGCAGAAATGCAGAGACAA GGGTTTTCCAGTGAACAAGTGCATCATGCTGAAGCATTTGTCCAAAGGAGACGACACGTCTCCAGGGTCTCAGTCTCCTCCAGCCAAACGAACTTGTCCTGGCCTGCAG GAGAAACAGAGAACGCGCCCTGTTCCGCAG GTTCCGTGGAACCCCGAGGTGGACTTGTGTTGGCTCACTCTGGTGGGCGGGGCCTCAGACAAGTGTGAACCGGAGTGGTGCCAGTCTGAAGATCCGCTGTTCATCCTCTACACGAGCGGCTCCACCGGCAAACCGAAG ggtGTTCTTCACACCGTCAGTGGTTACATGGTCTACGCCGCCGCCACCTTCAAACTGGTGTTCGACTACCAGCCGGACGACGTGTACTGGTGCACGGCCGACATCGGCTGGATCACCGGACACTCGTACATCACGTACGGCCCGCTCGCCAACGGAGCCACCAGCGTGCTG TTCGAGGGTCTGCCCACGTACCCAGACGTGGGTCGCATGTGGGCGGTCGTCGACAAATACCGCGTCACCAAGTTCTACACGGCGCCGACTGCCATCAGGATGCTGATGAAGTACGGCAGCGAGCCTGTGTACAA GTACAAGCGAGACTCTCTGAAGATTCTGGGCACAGTGGGTGAGCCCATCAACCCCGAGGCCTGGCAGTGGTACTACACTGTTGTGGGAGAGAGGAGATGTCCCATCGTCGACACCTTCTGGCAGACAGAAACC GGTGGACACGTGTTGACTCCTTTACCTGCAGCCACGCCCATGAAACCAGGATCTGCC ACGTTCCCGTTCTTTGGCGTGGTGCCGGCCATTTTGAATGAGTCTGGAGAGGAGCTGGAGGGACCAAGTGAAGGATATCTG GTTTTCAAACAGCCGTGGCCCGGCGTGATGAGGACAGTGTATGGAAACCATCAGAGGTTTGAAACCATCTACTTCCAAAAGTTTCCAGGATACTACGTCACAGGAGACG GTTGCCGTAGAGACGAGGACGGCTACTACTGGATAACGGGGAGGATAGACGACATGCTGAACGTCTCAG GTCATTTGCTGAGTACAGCGGAGGTGGAGTCAGCGCTGGTCGAGCATGTGTCTGTCGCCGAGGCTGCCGTGGTGGGCAGACCGCATCCTGTCAAAGGAGAGAGTCTCTACTGCTTCGTCACGCTCACCGATGGCGTGACGTACAACCGCGCGCTGGAGGCGGAACTCAAAAAACAAG TTCGAGAGAAGATCGGTGCCATCGCTACACCGGACTTCATCCAGAACGCTCCGGGACTCCCCAAGACCCGATCTG GTAAGATCATGCGGAGGGTTCTACGCAAAATCGCCTGTGACGAGCACGAGCTGGGCGACATCTCCACGCTGGCCGACTCGTCCGTAGTCGAGCAGCTCTTTCAGAACAGACACTGCGCCGCCGTGTGA
- the LOC131468105 gene encoding acetyl-coenzyme A synthetase, cytoplasmic-like isoform X7: MIPDKVPQEDVFHGSEDLKKTAHVCSFDKYKELYLKSVESPDEFWEDITKDFYWKTKHTGPFLDYNFDVTKGKIYIKCMEGASTNICYNLLDHNVHEKKLGEKVAFYWEGNEPGDELIVTYRELLQKVCQFANVLKSQGVKKGDRVSIYMPMVVELVVAMLACVRIGAVHSIVFAGFSAESLCERIMDSQCSLLITADGFYRGDKLINLKLLSDEALQKCRDKGFPVNKCIMLKHLSKGDDTSPGSQSPPAKRTCPGLQVPWNPEVDLCWLTLVGGASDKCEPEWCQSEDPLFILYTSGSTGKPKGVLHTVSGYMVYAAATFKLVFDYQPDDVYWCTADIGWITGHSYITYGPLANGATSVLFEGLPTYPDVGRMWAVVDKYRVTKFYTAPTAIRMLMKYGSEPVYKYKRDSLKILGTVGEPINPEAWQWYYTVVGERRCPIVDTFWQTETGGHVLTPLPAATPMKPGSATFPFFGVVPAILNESGEELEGPSEGYLVFKQPWPGVMRTVYGNHQRFETIYFQKFPGYYVTGDGCRRDEDGYYWITGRIDDMLNVSGHLLSTAEVESALVEHVSVAEAAVVGRPHPVKGESLYCFVTLTDGVTYNRALEAELKKQVREKIGAIATPDFIQNAPGLPKTRSGKIMRRVLRKIACDEHELGDISTLADSSVVEQLFQNRHCAAV; encoded by the exons AATTCTGGGAAGACATTACCAAAGACTTCTACTGGAAGACCAAACACACGGGTCCGTTCCTCGACTACAACTTTGATGTGACCAAAGGGAAAATCTACATCAAGTGTATGGAAGGAGCCTCCACCAACATCTGCTACAACCTCCTGGACCACAACGTCCACGAGAAGAAGCTTGGGGAGAAAGTGGCCTTCTACTG GGAAGGCAACGAGCCCGGTGATGAGTTGATAGTCACCTACAGAGAGCTGCTGCAGAAAGTCTGTCAGTTTGCCAACGTCCTCAAGTCTCAGG GCGTAAAGAAGGGTGACCGTGTGTCCATTTACATGCCCATGGTGGTCGAACTGGTGGTCGCCATGTTGGCCTGCGTCCGCATCGGAGCCGTTCACTCCATCGTG TTTGCAGGTTTCTCTGCtgagtctctgtgtgagagGATCATGGACTCTCAGTGTTCTCTGCTCATCACAGCAG ATGGTTTCTATCGTGGAGATAAGCTGATCAACTTGAAGCTCTTATCTGATGAAGCGCTGCAGAAATGCAGAGACAA GGGTTTTCCAGTGAACAAGTGCATCATGCTGAAGCATTTGTCCAAAGGAGACGACACGTCTCCAGGGTCTCAGTCTCCTCCAGCCAAACGAACTTGTCCTGGCCTGCAG GTTCCGTGGAACCCCGAGGTGGACTTGTGTTGGCTCACTCTGGTGGGCGGGGCCTCAGACAAGTGTGAACCGGAGTGGTGCCAGTCTGAAGATCCGCTGTTCATCCTCTACACGAGCGGCTCCACCGGCAAACCGAAG ggtGTTCTTCACACCGTCAGTGGTTACATGGTCTACGCCGCCGCCACCTTCAAACTGGTGTTCGACTACCAGCCGGACGACGTGTACTGGTGCACGGCCGACATCGGCTGGATCACCGGACACTCGTACATCACGTACGGCCCGCTCGCCAACGGAGCCACCAGCGTGCTG TTCGAGGGTCTGCCCACGTACCCAGACGTGGGTCGCATGTGGGCGGTCGTCGACAAATACCGCGTCACCAAGTTCTACACGGCGCCGACTGCCATCAGGATGCTGATGAAGTACGGCAGCGAGCCTGTGTACAA GTACAAGCGAGACTCTCTGAAGATTCTGGGCACAGTGGGTGAGCCCATCAACCCCGAGGCCTGGCAGTGGTACTACACTGTTGTGGGAGAGAGGAGATGTCCCATCGTCGACACCTTCTGGCAGACAGAAACC GGTGGACACGTGTTGACTCCTTTACCTGCAGCCACGCCCATGAAACCAGGATCTGCC ACGTTCCCGTTCTTTGGCGTGGTGCCGGCCATTTTGAATGAGTCTGGAGAGGAGCTGGAGGGACCAAGTGAAGGATATCTG GTTTTCAAACAGCCGTGGCCCGGCGTGATGAGGACAGTGTATGGAAACCATCAGAGGTTTGAAACCATCTACTTCCAAAAGTTTCCAGGATACTACGTCACAGGAGACG GTTGCCGTAGAGACGAGGACGGCTACTACTGGATAACGGGGAGGATAGACGACATGCTGAACGTCTCAG GTCATTTGCTGAGTACAGCGGAGGTGGAGTCAGCGCTGGTCGAGCATGTGTCTGTCGCCGAGGCTGCCGTGGTGGGCAGACCGCATCCTGTCAAAGGAGAGAGTCTCTACTGCTTCGTCACGCTCACCGATGGCGTGACGTACAACCGCGCGCTGGAGGCGGAACTCAAAAAACAAG TTCGAGAGAAGATCGGTGCCATCGCTACACCGGACTTCATCCAGAACGCTCCGGGACTCCCCAAGACCCGATCTG GTAAGATCATGCGGAGGGTTCTACGCAAAATCGCCTGTGACGAGCACGAGCTGGGCGACATCTCCACGCTGGCCGACTCGTCCGTAGTCGAGCAGCTCTTTCAGAACAGACACTGCGCCGCCGTGTGA
- the LOC131468105 gene encoding acetyl-coenzyme A synthetase, cytoplasmic-like isoform X1: MIPDKVPQEDVFHGSEDLKKTAHVCSFDKYKELYLKSVESPDEFWEDITKDFYWKTKHTGPFLDYNFDVTKGKIYIKCMEGASTNICYNLLDHNVHEKKLGEKVAFYWEGNEPGDELIVTYRELLQKVCQFANVLKSQGVKKGDRVSIYMPMVVELVVAMLACVRIGAVHSIVFAGFSAESLCERIMDSQCSLLITADGFYRGDKLINLKLLSDEALQKCRDKGFPVNKCIMLKHLSKGDDTSPGSQSPPAKRTCPGLQVNNKQQHQRFDDQEKQRTRPVPQVPWNPEVDLCWLTLVGGASDKCEPEWCQSEDPLFILYTSGSTGKPKGVLHTVSGYMVYAAATFKLVFDYQPDDVYWCTADIGWITGHSYITYGPLANGATSVLFEGLPTYPDVGRMWAVVDKYRVTKFYTAPTAIRMLMKYGSEPVYKYKRDSLKILGTVGEPINPEAWQWYYTVVGERRCPIVDTFWQTETGGHVLTPLPAATPMKPGSATFPFFGVVPAILNESGEELEGPSEGYLVFKQPWPGVMRTVYGNHQRFETIYFQKFPGYYVTGDGCRRDEDGYYWITGRIDDMLNVSGHLLSTAEVESALVEHVSVAEAAVVGRPHPVKGESLYCFVTLTDGVTYNRALEAELKKQVREKIGAIATPDFIQNAPGLPKTRSGKIMRRVLRKIACDEHELGDISTLADSSVVEQLFQNRHCAAV, encoded by the exons AATTCTGGGAAGACATTACCAAAGACTTCTACTGGAAGACCAAACACACGGGTCCGTTCCTCGACTACAACTTTGATGTGACCAAAGGGAAAATCTACATCAAGTGTATGGAAGGAGCCTCCACCAACATCTGCTACAACCTCCTGGACCACAACGTCCACGAGAAGAAGCTTGGGGAGAAAGTGGCCTTCTACTG GGAAGGCAACGAGCCCGGTGATGAGTTGATAGTCACCTACAGAGAGCTGCTGCAGAAAGTCTGTCAGTTTGCCAACGTCCTCAAGTCTCAGG GCGTAAAGAAGGGTGACCGTGTGTCCATTTACATGCCCATGGTGGTCGAACTGGTGGTCGCCATGTTGGCCTGCGTCCGCATCGGAGCCGTTCACTCCATCGTG TTTGCAGGTTTCTCTGCtgagtctctgtgtgagagGATCATGGACTCTCAGTGTTCTCTGCTCATCACAGCAG ATGGTTTCTATCGTGGAGATAAGCTGATCAACTTGAAGCTCTTATCTGATGAAGCGCTGCAGAAATGCAGAGACAA GGGTTTTCCAGTGAACAAGTGCATCATGCTGAAGCATTTGTCCAAAGGAGACGACACGTCTCCAGGGTCTCAGTCTCCTCCAGCCAAACGAACTTGTCCTGGCCTGCAGgtgaacaacaaacaacaacaccaacgcTTTGATGAT CAGGAGAAACAGAGAACGCGCCCTGTTCCGCAG GTTCCGTGGAACCCCGAGGTGGACTTGTGTTGGCTCACTCTGGTGGGCGGGGCCTCAGACAAGTGTGAACCGGAGTGGTGCCAGTCTGAAGATCCGCTGTTCATCCTCTACACGAGCGGCTCCACCGGCAAACCGAAG ggtGTTCTTCACACCGTCAGTGGTTACATGGTCTACGCCGCCGCCACCTTCAAACTGGTGTTCGACTACCAGCCGGACGACGTGTACTGGTGCACGGCCGACATCGGCTGGATCACCGGACACTCGTACATCACGTACGGCCCGCTCGCCAACGGAGCCACCAGCGTGCTG TTCGAGGGTCTGCCCACGTACCCAGACGTGGGTCGCATGTGGGCGGTCGTCGACAAATACCGCGTCACCAAGTTCTACACGGCGCCGACTGCCATCAGGATGCTGATGAAGTACGGCAGCGAGCCTGTGTACAA GTACAAGCGAGACTCTCTGAAGATTCTGGGCACAGTGGGTGAGCCCATCAACCCCGAGGCCTGGCAGTGGTACTACACTGTTGTGGGAGAGAGGAGATGTCCCATCGTCGACACCTTCTGGCAGACAGAAACC GGTGGACACGTGTTGACTCCTTTACCTGCAGCCACGCCCATGAAACCAGGATCTGCC ACGTTCCCGTTCTTTGGCGTGGTGCCGGCCATTTTGAATGAGTCTGGAGAGGAGCTGGAGGGACCAAGTGAAGGATATCTG GTTTTCAAACAGCCGTGGCCCGGCGTGATGAGGACAGTGTATGGAAACCATCAGAGGTTTGAAACCATCTACTTCCAAAAGTTTCCAGGATACTACGTCACAGGAGACG GTTGCCGTAGAGACGAGGACGGCTACTACTGGATAACGGGGAGGATAGACGACATGCTGAACGTCTCAG GTCATTTGCTGAGTACAGCGGAGGTGGAGTCAGCGCTGGTCGAGCATGTGTCTGTCGCCGAGGCTGCCGTGGTGGGCAGACCGCATCCTGTCAAAGGAGAGAGTCTCTACTGCTTCGTCACGCTCACCGATGGCGTGACGTACAACCGCGCGCTGGAGGCGGAACTCAAAAAACAAG TTCGAGAGAAGATCGGTGCCATCGCTACACCGGACTTCATCCAGAACGCTCCGGGACTCCCCAAGACCCGATCTG GTAAGATCATGCGGAGGGTTCTACGCAAAATCGCCTGTGACGAGCACGAGCTGGGCGACATCTCCACGCTGGCCGACTCGTCCGTAGTCGAGCAGCTCTTTCAGAACAGACACTGCGCCGCCGTGTGA
- the LOC131468105 gene encoding acetyl-coenzyme A synthetase, cytoplasmic-like isoform X3 → MIPDKVPQEDVFHGSEDLKKTAHVCSFDKYKELYLKSVESPDEFWEDITKDFYWKTKHTGPFLDYNFDVTKGKIYIKCMEGASTNICYNLLDHNVHEKKLGEKVAFYWEGNEPGDELIVTYRELLQKVCQFANVLKSQGVKKGDRVSIYMPMVVELVVAMLACVRIGAVHSIVFAGFSAESLCERIMDSQCSLLITADGFYRGDKLINLKLLSDEALQKCRDKGFPVNKCIMLKHLSKGDDTSPGSQSPPAKRTCPGLQVNNKQQHQRFDDEKQRTRPVPQVPWNPEVDLCWLTLVGGASDKCEPEWCQSEDPLFILYTSGSTGKPKGVLHTVSGYMVYAAATFKLVFDYQPDDVYWCTADIGWITGHSYITYGPLANGATSVLFEGLPTYPDVGRMWAVVDKYRVTKFYTAPTAIRMLMKYGSEPVYKYKRDSLKILGTVGEPINPEAWQWYYTVVGERRCPIVDTFWQTETGGHVLTPLPAATPMKPGSATFPFFGVVPAILNESGEELEGPSEGYLVFKQPWPGVMRTVYGNHQRFETIYFQKFPGYYVTGDGCRRDEDGYYWITGRIDDMLNVSGHLLSTAEVESALVEHVSVAEAAVVGRPHPVKGESLYCFVTLTDGVTYNRALEAELKKQVREKIGAIATPDFIQNAPGLPKTRSGKIMRRVLRKIACDEHELGDISTLADSSVVEQLFQNRHCAAV, encoded by the exons AATTCTGGGAAGACATTACCAAAGACTTCTACTGGAAGACCAAACACACGGGTCCGTTCCTCGACTACAACTTTGATGTGACCAAAGGGAAAATCTACATCAAGTGTATGGAAGGAGCCTCCACCAACATCTGCTACAACCTCCTGGACCACAACGTCCACGAGAAGAAGCTTGGGGAGAAAGTGGCCTTCTACTG GGAAGGCAACGAGCCCGGTGATGAGTTGATAGTCACCTACAGAGAGCTGCTGCAGAAAGTCTGTCAGTTTGCCAACGTCCTCAAGTCTCAGG GCGTAAAGAAGGGTGACCGTGTGTCCATTTACATGCCCATGGTGGTCGAACTGGTGGTCGCCATGTTGGCCTGCGTCCGCATCGGAGCCGTTCACTCCATCGTG TTTGCAGGTTTCTCTGCtgagtctctgtgtgagagGATCATGGACTCTCAGTGTTCTCTGCTCATCACAGCAG ATGGTTTCTATCGTGGAGATAAGCTGATCAACTTGAAGCTCTTATCTGATGAAGCGCTGCAGAAATGCAGAGACAA GGGTTTTCCAGTGAACAAGTGCATCATGCTGAAGCATTTGTCCAAAGGAGACGACACGTCTCCAGGGTCTCAGTCTCCTCCAGCCAAACGAACTTGTCCTGGCCTGCAGgtgaacaacaaacaacaacaccaacgcTTTGATGAT GAGAAACAGAGAACGCGCCCTGTTCCGCAG GTTCCGTGGAACCCCGAGGTGGACTTGTGTTGGCTCACTCTGGTGGGCGGGGCCTCAGACAAGTGTGAACCGGAGTGGTGCCAGTCTGAAGATCCGCTGTTCATCCTCTACACGAGCGGCTCCACCGGCAAACCGAAG ggtGTTCTTCACACCGTCAGTGGTTACATGGTCTACGCCGCCGCCACCTTCAAACTGGTGTTCGACTACCAGCCGGACGACGTGTACTGGTGCACGGCCGACATCGGCTGGATCACCGGACACTCGTACATCACGTACGGCCCGCTCGCCAACGGAGCCACCAGCGTGCTG TTCGAGGGTCTGCCCACGTACCCAGACGTGGGTCGCATGTGGGCGGTCGTCGACAAATACCGCGTCACCAAGTTCTACACGGCGCCGACTGCCATCAGGATGCTGATGAAGTACGGCAGCGAGCCTGTGTACAA GTACAAGCGAGACTCTCTGAAGATTCTGGGCACAGTGGGTGAGCCCATCAACCCCGAGGCCTGGCAGTGGTACTACACTGTTGTGGGAGAGAGGAGATGTCCCATCGTCGACACCTTCTGGCAGACAGAAACC GGTGGACACGTGTTGACTCCTTTACCTGCAGCCACGCCCATGAAACCAGGATCTGCC ACGTTCCCGTTCTTTGGCGTGGTGCCGGCCATTTTGAATGAGTCTGGAGAGGAGCTGGAGGGACCAAGTGAAGGATATCTG GTTTTCAAACAGCCGTGGCCCGGCGTGATGAGGACAGTGTATGGAAACCATCAGAGGTTTGAAACCATCTACTTCCAAAAGTTTCCAGGATACTACGTCACAGGAGACG GTTGCCGTAGAGACGAGGACGGCTACTACTGGATAACGGGGAGGATAGACGACATGCTGAACGTCTCAG GTCATTTGCTGAGTACAGCGGAGGTGGAGTCAGCGCTGGTCGAGCATGTGTCTGTCGCCGAGGCTGCCGTGGTGGGCAGACCGCATCCTGTCAAAGGAGAGAGTCTCTACTGCTTCGTCACGCTCACCGATGGCGTGACGTACAACCGCGCGCTGGAGGCGGAACTCAAAAAACAAG TTCGAGAGAAGATCGGTGCCATCGCTACACCGGACTTCATCCAGAACGCTCCGGGACTCCCCAAGACCCGATCTG GTAAGATCATGCGGAGGGTTCTACGCAAAATCGCCTGTGACGAGCACGAGCTGGGCGACATCTCCACGCTGGCCGACTCGTCCGTAGTCGAGCAGCTCTTTCAGAACAGACACTGCGCCGCCGTGTGA
- the LOC131468105 gene encoding acetyl-coenzyme A synthetase, cytoplasmic-like isoform X4 yields MIPDKVPQEDVFHGSEDLKKTAHVCSFDKYKELYLKSVESPDEFWEDITKDFYWKTKHTGPFLDYNFDVTKGKIYIKCMEGASTNICYNLLDHNVHEKKLGEKVAFYWEGNEPGDELIVTYRELLQKVCQFANVLKSQGVKKGDRVSIYMPMVVELVVAMLACVRIGAVHSIVFAGFSAESLCERIMDSQCSLLITADGFYRGDKLINLKLLSDEALQKCRDKGFPVNKCIMLKHLSKGDDTSPGSQSPPAKRTCPGLQVNNKQQHQRFDDVPWNPEVDLCWLTLVGGASDKCEPEWCQSEDPLFILYTSGSTGKPKGVLHTVSGYMVYAAATFKLVFDYQPDDVYWCTADIGWITGHSYITYGPLANGATSVLFEGLPTYPDVGRMWAVVDKYRVTKFYTAPTAIRMLMKYGSEPVYKYKRDSLKILGTVGEPINPEAWQWYYTVVGERRCPIVDTFWQTETGGHVLTPLPAATPMKPGSATFPFFGVVPAILNESGEELEGPSEGYLVFKQPWPGVMRTVYGNHQRFETIYFQKFPGYYVTGDGCRRDEDGYYWITGRIDDMLNVSGHLLSTAEVESALVEHVSVAEAAVVGRPHPVKGESLYCFVTLTDGVTYNRALEAELKKQVREKIGAIATPDFIQNAPGLPKTRSGKIMRRVLRKIACDEHELGDISTLADSSVVEQLFQNRHCAAV; encoded by the exons AATTCTGGGAAGACATTACCAAAGACTTCTACTGGAAGACCAAACACACGGGTCCGTTCCTCGACTACAACTTTGATGTGACCAAAGGGAAAATCTACATCAAGTGTATGGAAGGAGCCTCCACCAACATCTGCTACAACCTCCTGGACCACAACGTCCACGAGAAGAAGCTTGGGGAGAAAGTGGCCTTCTACTG GGAAGGCAACGAGCCCGGTGATGAGTTGATAGTCACCTACAGAGAGCTGCTGCAGAAAGTCTGTCAGTTTGCCAACGTCCTCAAGTCTCAGG GCGTAAAGAAGGGTGACCGTGTGTCCATTTACATGCCCATGGTGGTCGAACTGGTGGTCGCCATGTTGGCCTGCGTCCGCATCGGAGCCGTTCACTCCATCGTG TTTGCAGGTTTCTCTGCtgagtctctgtgtgagagGATCATGGACTCTCAGTGTTCTCTGCTCATCACAGCAG ATGGTTTCTATCGTGGAGATAAGCTGATCAACTTGAAGCTCTTATCTGATGAAGCGCTGCAGAAATGCAGAGACAA GGGTTTTCCAGTGAACAAGTGCATCATGCTGAAGCATTTGTCCAAAGGAGACGACACGTCTCCAGGGTCTCAGTCTCCTCCAGCCAAACGAACTTGTCCTGGCCTGCAGgtgaacaacaaacaacaacaccaacgcTTTGATGAT GTTCCGTGGAACCCCGAGGTGGACTTGTGTTGGCTCACTCTGGTGGGCGGGGCCTCAGACAAGTGTGAACCGGAGTGGTGCCAGTCTGAAGATCCGCTGTTCATCCTCTACACGAGCGGCTCCACCGGCAAACCGAAG ggtGTTCTTCACACCGTCAGTGGTTACATGGTCTACGCCGCCGCCACCTTCAAACTGGTGTTCGACTACCAGCCGGACGACGTGTACTGGTGCACGGCCGACATCGGCTGGATCACCGGACACTCGTACATCACGTACGGCCCGCTCGCCAACGGAGCCACCAGCGTGCTG TTCGAGGGTCTGCCCACGTACCCAGACGTGGGTCGCATGTGGGCGGTCGTCGACAAATACCGCGTCACCAAGTTCTACACGGCGCCGACTGCCATCAGGATGCTGATGAAGTACGGCAGCGAGCCTGTGTACAA GTACAAGCGAGACTCTCTGAAGATTCTGGGCACAGTGGGTGAGCCCATCAACCCCGAGGCCTGGCAGTGGTACTACACTGTTGTGGGAGAGAGGAGATGTCCCATCGTCGACACCTTCTGGCAGACAGAAACC GGTGGACACGTGTTGACTCCTTTACCTGCAGCCACGCCCATGAAACCAGGATCTGCC ACGTTCCCGTTCTTTGGCGTGGTGCCGGCCATTTTGAATGAGTCTGGAGAGGAGCTGGAGGGACCAAGTGAAGGATATCTG GTTTTCAAACAGCCGTGGCCCGGCGTGATGAGGACAGTGTATGGAAACCATCAGAGGTTTGAAACCATCTACTTCCAAAAGTTTCCAGGATACTACGTCACAGGAGACG GTTGCCGTAGAGACGAGGACGGCTACTACTGGATAACGGGGAGGATAGACGACATGCTGAACGTCTCAG GTCATTTGCTGAGTACAGCGGAGGTGGAGTCAGCGCTGGTCGAGCATGTGTCTGTCGCCGAGGCTGCCGTGGTGGGCAGACCGCATCCTGTCAAAGGAGAGAGTCTCTACTGCTTCGTCACGCTCACCGATGGCGTGACGTACAACCGCGCGCTGGAGGCGGAACTCAAAAAACAAG TTCGAGAGAAGATCGGTGCCATCGCTACACCGGACTTCATCCAGAACGCTCCGGGACTCCCCAAGACCCGATCTG GTAAGATCATGCGGAGGGTTCTACGCAAAATCGCCTGTGACGAGCACGAGCTGGGCGACATCTCCACGCTGGCCGACTCGTCCGTAGTCGAGCAGCTCTTTCAGAACAGACACTGCGCCGCCGTGTGA